The Gemmatimonadales bacterium DNA window CGAAGGCCTCGAGCACGCCAACCGCACCGGCTATCAGGTCAACGCCCACGAGATCCGACCGGGACTCATCTACGCGGACAGCAACATCCGCGTCACGGCGTTCCTGGTGGAGCACGGCTCCTGGCTGGAGGCGTACGGATTCCGTTTCGACACCGCCGATCGCTCGATCGTCGTCTCCGGCGACACCCGCGCGACCGATGCCGTCGTGGAGGCTTGCAACGGGTGCGACGTTCTAGTGCACGAGGTCTACTCGCAGGTAGGCTGGGAACGCCGAGAGCCTCTATGGCGGCGCTACCACGCCAGTTTCCACACCTCCGCGCCCGACTTGGGCCGCATCGCGGCGCGCGCGCGGCCCGGGCTGTTGGTGCTCTACCATCAGCTATTGTGGAGCGGCACCGAGGGGGACGTGCTCGCGGACATCCGCGCCGGGTTCAGCGGCCGGGTGGTGTTCGGGAACGATTTGGATGGCTACTAGGCGTTGAGCAACGCTCTAGCCCTATCATGTCCATCTTCGTGGCAGACGCCCTCGGCCTGTGGCGGCACGACCTGAATCCCTCGTAGCGCGTTGGCGGGCTGGGGCGTAGATTGGGGCCGCTCGGAACGGCACTCCGCTCTGCGCCCTATTCCGCGAGGACTATGAGCTTATCGCCGCTCGGCGCGCCGCTCGTCCGATAGGCGGCCGTGAGGGACCTCCCCACCTCGAGAGAGTAGCGTCATGCGCGTAGGGATCCTCGACATTCTCGCGCTGCCAACCCGCCGACCGGCAGAGAACTTCTATCGCCTGCTGTTTACGAAGCAGTTCGCCAGCGTTACCCCACAGGCAATCTCAGTGTGGTGCCGCCGGCTGGGCCACGATACGTACTACGCAACTTACTACGGCGTGGGCCACGCGCACCGGTTGCTGCCGTCGGACCTGGACGTGGTTTTCATCTGCTGCTACTCGCAGGCGAGCCCGCTCGCCTACGCCCTGGGCGCCATCTACGCCAGGGCCGGCACACGGACCGTGATCGGTGGGCCACACGCCAAGGCGTTTCCGCTCGACTGCCTCAGGTTCTTCGACCTGGTCGTGAAAGAGTGTGACGAGACGCTCATTGCCGACATTCTCGCCGGGCAGTTCGATCCCGGCTCCGTGATATCGAGCGCGCGACCGTTCGATGACCTGCCACCGGTGGAAGAACGGTTGCCGGAGATTCGGGCCTCAGCCTTCTTCTGGAACCGTCTGGGTTCTCCGCTGACGTCCGTTCCGATGCTGGCCAGCATGGGCTGCCCCTACTCGTGCAACTTCTGCATCGATCACAACAACCCGTATCGTGCGCTGCCGCGCGATCGCCTGGCCGCCGACCTGCGGTTCGTTGCCCAGAAGCTCCCGGGCACACCCATCTCCTTTCACGATCCGAACTTCGCCGTGAAGTTCGACGAGGTCTTCGATGTTCTCGAGGCGGTCCCAGTGAACGAGCGCATTCCCTACATCATGGAGAGCTCGCTCTCGATCCTGCGCGGCGACCGGCTCAAGCGCCTGAAGGACACCAACTGCGTGTTCGTAGCTCCGGGCGTCGAATCGTGGACCGACTACTCCAACAAGGCGGGCGTGGGGCGCCAAGGCGGCGTCGAGAAGGTCAACCGCGTCGTTGACCACTTCCAGCAGCTGCACGAAAACGTGTTGTACCTCCAGGCCAATTTCATCTTCGGGCTGGATACCGACATCGGCCGCGCGCCCATCGAGCTGACCAAGCTCTTCATGGACGGCACGCCGTTCGCCTGGCCCGCGATCAACATTCCGGTCCCCTTCGGCGGAACGCCGCTCTACGACGAGTTCATGCGCAACGGCCGCATCCTCATGGCCATGCCGTTCGGCTTCTACTACGCACCGTACCTGGTGACCACGCTGAAGCACTACGAGCCGGTGGACTACTACGAGAAACTGATCGAGCTGTTCGCGCACGCCTCGACGCCGGCGATGCTCAAACGGCGCCTGGCGACCACAACGAACTGGCGCGTGAAACTCCTGCACTGGTCGCGCACGGTCGGCACGCGCTCGCGCATTGCCGGGTTCGTTCGTATCCTCGAGATGCTTCGCACGGATCCCCATTTCCGCGCGTTCCACGAAGGACGGACGGAAGCGCTCCCCGAGTATTACCATCAGCAATACGAGCAGGGACTCGGCCAGTACGCGGAGCTAGTGAGTCGCACCGACCGTATTCCGAACCTGGAGCGCGCCGACTGGCGCACCGGTATCCATGCGAGGGTGGTAGGCGTGTAGCCCGGTGGGGCGAACAGGAAAAGGGATGGCGGCACTCGGGGATGGCGCCCACCGATGCCGGCCCGTATCCTAGACCGATAGGTAGGATTGCCCCGCGCTTGGAAGCTCGCTCGGCTTCGCTCTGACGCTTCTTGTTGGTTGGGCGCACCTCTTCCCCGAAGGTCCGGCATGGACCGTCCGCCTTCAACCGTGTCGTGGAAGCGGTTGCTTTCCAAGTTGTGGTGGAAACACAACTGGAAGTGGGCCGTTCCGGTCGCCGGCCTGGCCCTCCTTCTCTTCGGTCCGGTGTTGCTCGTGGTCATCCCCCTCGTCTACCTCGGCGTACGCCAGAGCAGGAAACACACAGCTAAGCTGCGGCACGTCTGTGAAGTCCTCGGATTCGCCTTCGAGGACACTGAGGTCCGGGAACTCGGCGCCCGGTTCGGCGATTTCCCCCACTTCGCGCTGTCCGGCGGCACGGGTCGGGGCCTGATGACGGGGTCGCTGGCCGAGCACCCAGTCACGGTGATGGAACACTTCTACGGCATCCGCTCGAAGTACAGCGAGACGCTGGCCGTATTCCCGGACGGCGCGAAAGGGCTGCCGGACTTCGAGCTGGCCCCGGGCTTGGGGGCTTTGGGTGAGAAGATCCAAGCGGTGTTCGGCTACCAGGACATCAACTTCTCGGAGAACGAGGAGTTCTCGAAGCACTACGAGCTGCGAGGCACGAATGAGGCGGGGATCCGGCGTACGTTCGACGCGACGATGCTGGCGTTCTTCGCCGCGAACCAGGGGTGGTCGGTCCAGACCCGCGGCGGGGCAGCGATGATCTTCCGCGGCCACAGGCTCTACGCGCCCGCAGAAGTGCCGGGCTTCCTCGCCGAAGCCCTCAACGTGCTCGGCGAGTTGACGCGGCGGTGAAGGACTCGGCGATGCCGGCCGGCTGTCCTCGGGACACCGCGCCCGGTGCTCGAGCGGCTGGAGTCCCTCTGGCGCGAACACGATCGGGAGTTCGCGCGCTTCGCGGAGATGCCGCTCGTCGGCGTCGCCGTGCACATGTTTTCTAGGGAGCGGCTCAGCATGGCTACAGCTCGTCTGACACTATTGCTTGTTGGCGCGGTATTGCTCGGGTGCCGTGAACAATCCCAGACAAGCGGGCGCTCAGCGCCCGCAGCGACCCTGCCAGGCGACTCTACGGGAGCTTCGGCGCCACGCGCTGACACGACGCTCGCGCTCGGGCCCGATCAGTATGTGGCGCACGGCACCTGCCCATTTGAGTGTTGCCGGTACGGCCGCTGGGCTTTCGCTACGGCCGCTGAGGTCCACCGCACCCCTTCGCTGGGTAGCCCGGTGGTCGCACAGGTCTCTCCGCGCGAGGTCATCCTCGCAGACAGTGGCATCGTCGTCGTCACTCCGATCGGTCTCGCGGTGGTTGACTCCGCCGTCGATGATCCCGAGTCGGACTTCAGCTTCGCCGCGGGTGACACCTTGTTTCTGCTCGACTATCTCGGTGAGGGCCTGCGCCGCATACGCGTCCGCGAAGAGACGCTTCGGGTATCCGAGTTCTGGGATTCCACTGGGCGCCATGGGGCGCGCCTCCTTCGGCCGCCGCTGCAGATCTGGTGGGTCCATGTTACGCTCGATCCACCGGGCGTGCGGGGCTGGATACTCATGACGACCGACGTAGTCGCGGGCCCTGAAAACGTAGTTCTGCACGGTGAACACCCATGCTCGTGACGCCGGTGCCGGTTGGAGTTGACGGCGCGCCGCCGGGTCCGGCGTCGTGCAGGTTGCCGTTCTGTGGCGGGGCGGGCTGGGGCAGCATAGGTTTGCCAACAAGGCATGGGCGTTCCGTGCCAACGCCAGTGGCGCACGGAGGCGCCGGTTCACGCATGAAGCACTCGATTCGCAACCCATTGTGCCTCTCCGCCACCGTGATCGGTGTGGCCTTCTCTGCCTGTTCCGATCGCAGCGGCGAGTCTCAGAGGGCACCATCCTCGCGAGCCGACTCTCCACCTGCTCAGACCACACCCGCCGCGTCCACTATCGCGAGTGTCAACTACGACACTATCATTGGCCTCGCCCAGGCGCGCAGCAGCGGTGAGGTCTGCCTTGCCATCCCCGCCACTCTTTCACCAGGTACAGTTGTCACACTCGTTTCAGTCCCCTTCGCGGGAGGAGAACGGGCGGCGACGGCCTTCCCAGCTCAAATTGCCTCTGCGTCTGCCCGCTCCTGCGTCGACTCCACTGGCGTCGGAGTTCAAGAGGGCGGCGACTCGCTTTACACGCTGACGCTCATCAGGGACACGATCACACCCGGGCCAGTCTACTTCGCGGTCGCTGCCCCCATCGACCGCTTCACAGTGCGAGGTGACTCTGTCCATGCACAGCTCGGCCCACGCGATGAAGTACTCTCCTTTCGCGTTTGCACGAGTGGGGAAGGGCTACACTTCGAGGCCTGGCTCGGCGCACCTATCACAGGCAGGCGTGTGTGGAATCGATACTACTATCTCGGATATGATGTCGAGCCGTCCTGTTATTCCGCTGATGACGGGGGGACGCAGTGAGGCGCGGCCCAACACCATTAAGAAGTGCCCTGTCAAGCGCTTGAAGCTGCCGGCAGACCTCGGCCACCGGCCAGCCGGGCCGGTCCACGTCCTGCACAAAGCGCAGTCGCTCGTCCACACGTGACGTCTCCCTCCATGGCATGGCGCCTCCTAGTCGAGGCGCCTGGTTTATCGTGAGTAGACGAGGACTCCACGGCTCCTCGCCGCGTAGCAGTACATCGCCTTCTCGGACAACGAAGAGTTCTCGAATCACTACCTGCTGCGAGGCACGGACGAGGCGGCGGTCCGGCGTGTGTTCGACCCGACGATGCTGGCGTTCTTCGCCGCGAACCAGGGTTGGTCGGTGCAGGCCCATCGCGGCGGGGTGACGATCTGCCGCGGCTGGAAGCTCTCCGCGCCCGCCCAAGTGCCGGGCTTCCTAGCCGAGGCGCTGACAGTGTTCGGGGCGTTCGACAGCCAGGTATC harbors:
- a CDS encoding MBL fold metallo-hydrolase, yielding MTRSLALALAILTAPAAPALAQGTQVVLLGTGTPNPDPDRSGPAVAVVVNGSAYLVDAGPGLVRRAAAAQRRGIAALAAPNLKIVFLTHLHSDHTVGLTDLIFTPWVLERAAPLEVYGPPGIGAMTAHLVAAFREDIRMRTEGLEHANRTGYQVNAHEIRPGLIYADSNIRVTAFLVEHGSWLEAYGFRFDTADRSIVVSGDTRATDAVVEACNGCDVLVHEVYSQVGWERREPLWRRYHASFHTSAPDLGRIAARARPGLLVLYHQLLWSGTEGDVLADIRAGFSGRVVFGNDLDGY